The region GGCAGCAGGGTCTTGGCCAGTGCGTAATCGGGATGCGAGGGCAGTTCGGGGTAGGACACGGACTCCACGGCGGGATTGGCCAGCAGGAAGTCGATCACCTTGCGCGTGTTGGCCACGTGGCGGTCCATGCGCAAGCCCAGGGTTTCCACGCCTTGCAGCACGGCGAAGGCGTTGTGCGGGCTCATGACGGCGCCGAAGTCGCGCAAGCCCTCGCGCCGCGCGCGCAGGGCGAACGGCGCCACCGTCGATTCCTCGGCGAAGACCATGCCGTGGAAGCCGTCATACGGTTCGCACAGTTCGGCAAAGCGGCCCATCCTGTCGTAGGCCGCCTGCCAGTCGAAGGTGCCGCCGTCGACGAGCAAGCCGCCGATGGCCGTGCCATGGCCGCATAAAAACTTGGTGGCAGAATGGAACACCAGGTCGGCGCCATGCTCGAAGGGACGCAGCAGATACGGCGTGGTGAAGGTGGAGTCGAGCATCAGCGGCAGATGATGCTCGTGCGCGAGCGCGGCGACCGTCGGGATGTCCAGCACGTCGAGGCCGGGATTGCCCAGGGTTTCCGCGAACAGCACCTTGGTGTTCGGACGGATCGCGGCGCGCCAGGCATCCGGATCGCGCGGATCGACGAACGTCGTCTCGATGCCGAAGCGTTTTAATGTATAGGACAGCAGGTTGTGCGAGCCGCCGTACAGGGCGCGCGAGGCGACGATGTGCGAGCCGGCGCCGGCGATGGTGGACAGGCCCAGGTGCATGGCGGCCTGGCCGCTGGCCGTGGCGATGCCGGCCACGCCGCCTTCGAGGGCGGCGATGCGCTCTTCCAGCACGGCATTGGTGGGATTCGAGATGCGCGAGTACACATGGCCGGCGCGCTCCATGTTGAACAGCGAAGCCGCGTGATCCGAACTCTTGAAGGCAAACGAGGACGTGAAGTGGATCGGCGTGGCGCGCGCGCCCGTGGCCGGGTCGGGCGCGGCGCCCGCGTGCAGGGATAGGGTATCGAAACCGGGGTATTTCGGGCCGCTCATGGTGGTGTCTCCGCCAAATATTAGTGTGGCCAGATCGTACCCGGATTTGCCGCCGAGCAAAAGGGCATGCGTGCAGGGCGCATGGCGCCGTGCTGGCGGCTAAGTGGTGTAACTTGAAGTCGAAAAAAAGTGACCGGCGCGGGGCGGCGGTGGTAGCATATCGGGTCAGCGATATTCGGGTTGTTTCACCCTCGCGCGTGCGCCGCGCCGTGGGGAAGGCGGCTGCATGCAAGCGAAATCCTGGGCTTCAGGCGCACTCTCATTGCATGTTCACCAGGAAAGATTTTATGCCCGCACCATCGTTCGACGGCGCCCTCGCCGTACCCGGACCATCTGTCGCCGACGGCCTGTGCCACGCAGGCTGGGTCATGCAAGAGCATTTCATTCCTCCTGAACTCAGTCGCCAGCTGGCCGCCGAGTGCGTGCAATCCATGCTCAACGGCAACATGAAGGGCGCCGGCGTGGGCAGCGGCCACGCGCCCTTGCTGCAGCCGGATATCCGCGGCGACCATATCGAATGGCTGGAAGCGGGGCGTTCCGCCGCCTGCGACCGTTACCTCGAGCATATGGAAGCGCTGCGCCTGACCCTGAACCGCGAGCTGTTCCTGGGACTGGACGAGTATGAAAGCCATTTCGCCCTGTATGCGCCGGGCGCCTTTTACCGCGCCCATCTGGACCGCTTCCGCGACGACGACAAGCGCACCGTTTCCGTCGTGCTGTACCTCAACGATGACTGGCTGCCCGCGCACGGCGGCGCGCTGCGCCTGCACCCGCAGGGCGCGCCCGTGGTGGACGTGGCGCCGGTAGCGGGGCGCATGGCCATGTTCCTGTCGGGCGAGATGCTGCACGAGGTACTGCCGACGGCGCGGGAGCGCCTGTCGATAGCCGGCTGGTTCCGCCGCCGCGCGTGACGCAATGTTGCGCGCAATCCCCCTCGATTTGATTGTGCGCAAGGCTGGATTTTTCCGCAGGCATAGGCTACAGTCGCAGTAAGGGCTTAGAATAACTAAAATACCAATCACGCGGACAGGACGGCCAATATGAAAGTATCTGAAATTCTCCAAGTCAAGGGCAATATTCTCTACACGGTCACGCCTGACCAGCCCTTGCTTGACGCGGCCAATACCATGGCTGAAAAAGACATCGGTTCGCTGGTGGTCATGGAATTTGGCGACCTGGTCGGCATGCTGACCTTCCGCGAAGTGTTGAACGCGCTGCACGAAAACGCGGGCCAGATCGGCGGCGGCACCGTGCGCAAGCACATGGATGACCACCCGATCACCGTCACTCCCGATACGGAAGTGAACGAAGTGCGCCGCATCATGCTGGAAAAGCACGCGCGCTACCTGCCCGTGATGAACGCCAAGACCTTGCTGGGCGTCATCTCCTTCTACGACGTGGCGCGCGCCGTGCTGGAAGCGCAAAGCTTTGAAAACCAGATGCTCAAGGCGTATATCCGCGACTGGCCGGCCGAAACTACCGACTGAATTCATTCCTTGCAGTTAAAGCAACGCCGGCATCGCCGGCGTTTTGCATTCCAGGGGCAAGATGCGGCGTTTACGCCGCGCCCTGCAGCGCCTCATTGTTCAGCCAGCTGCCCAGCGCCGCAGCCGTCATGGGACGGGCAAACAGGAAGCCTTGCGCCATCGGGCAGCCCAGCGCCTGCAAGATCTGCGCCTGGCGCTCGTCTTCCACGCCTTCCGCGATGACGGCCAGGCCCAGGTTGCGGCCCAGCTGTATCACCATCTCGGCGATGCTGCTGCCGCGCGCGGAGCCCGTGATTTCCGTGACGAAGGCGCGGTCGATCTTCAGACGGTCGACCTGCAGGCGCTGCAGGTAGGACAGCGACGAGAAGCCCGTGCCGAAGTCGTCGATGGCGATGCTCACGCCCGTCTGCTTGATCTGCCACAACATCTTGATCAATAAATCCGGCTCTTCCATGGCCATCGATTCCGTGATTTCCAGCTCGATGAATTCGGGCGGCGCCTGCGTCTCTTCCAGCGCCGCGCGCAGCATTTCCAGGAACAGCGGATGGCGGAATTGCACCTGCGACACGTTGACGGACATGACGAAGTTGCGGTGGCCCTGTTCGCGCAGCAGCACCAGTTCGCGGCAGGCCGTGCGCAACACCCATTCGCCGAGGTCGATGATGATGCCCGAATACTCGGCGATGGGGATGAAGCGGTCGGGCGAGATGAACTTGCCGTCCGGCGTCTGCCAGCGCAGCAGCGCTTCCGCGCCGACGGGGCGGCGCGTGGTCAGGTCGATCTGCGGCTGGTACACGACAAACAGCTGGCCCTGGCTGAAGGCCGTGCGCAGCGCGTGCATCATGCGCACGCGTTCGCGGATTTCGATGCCCATGCTGCGCGAGAAATAGAAGTGCCCGGCCCGCTGCTGGCTTTTCGCCCGCTTCAGCGCGATGTCGGCATCCTTCAGCGCGTCCGCGCCCGTGCCCGCATGTTCGCCCAGGCGCACCAGGCCCAGGGTGGCGGACAGTTGCACGTCCTGGCCGTCGATGCAGAACGGCGCCTGGAACAGGGCCAGGATGTTGGCGGGATTGACTTGCGACGAGTCGCCGAGCACGCAGAAGATGTCGCCGCCCAGGCGCGCCACGGTCAGCTGCGACCCCAGTTCCGTTTGCAGGCGGCCCGCCACGGCGACGAGCAGCAGGTCGCCGAACTGGTGGCCCAGCGCATCGTTGGTTTCGGCAAAGTGGTCGAGGTCGACCAGCGACAGGGTGGCGTCGTCGCGCGCGGGGCCGGCCAGGGTGGCGTCGAGGATTTCCACCAGGCGCGTGCGGTTGGGCAGCTTCGACAGGTTGTCGTAGAAGGCCGCGTTATGCAGGTGCGACACGAGCTCGACATTGTCCAGGCCGACGGCGACATTGCTGCAGAATACTTCCAGCAGACTTTCATCGATGGCCGAGAGGGGGCGCGGCAGCAGCAGGTAGGCGGCCGCGTCGCGGCTCGACTTGCCGGCGAAGTACAGGGTGGCGTAATCGTGCGCGTACACATTGCGCCGCTGTGCCAGCGTGTGTTCGATGGCGGCCATCACGCGCGGGTTTTGCAGGCCGCACAGGGCGCTGTGCGGCAGGCCGGAAAAGCTGCCCGTGCAGGCCGAGACGAGCAATTCCTTGGCGCCGCTGTCGAGCAGTTCCTGCACGCACAGCACGCCGTCGGCGCGGATGCCCAGCAGGTCGGCGATCTGCGCCAGCACGCCGGCCGAGAAATTCTGCACACCATGCAGGGCCATCAGCTGCGTGCTGGCGTGCACGATCTGGTCCAGGCCGCGCCGGCTGCTGCTGATCGAGCGGATCTGTTCGTACGAGCGGATGGCGGCCGTCACCGTGGTAAACAGTTTGATGCGCGTCAATTCCGACTTGGTCTTGTAGTCGTTGATGTCGAAATCGCGGATGGCGTCGATTTCCGGCGCATAACCGGGCTGGCCCGTGCGCAGGATGATGCGCACGTCCGTCATCTTCAGGGTTTCGCGGATGTAGCGCACCAGGTGCAGGCCGGCGTCGTCCTGTTCCATCACCACGTCGAGCAGGATGACGGCGATGTCGTTCTCGTGCTTGAGCAGTTCGCGCGCCTGGCCGGCCGAGTAGGCATGCACGAATTCCAGCGGACGGTGCTGCATTTCCAGGTTGCCCAGCGCGAAAGTGGTGGTGGAGTGGACGTCTTCATCGTCGTCGATGATCATCACCCGCCAGACGCTGCGCGGCGCGGCGGCCAGCGGCAGCGCTGGTTGCTCATCGAGAAATACCAGGTCGTCGTGATCGTCCTTGTTGGCGTCAAGGGGGATGATCGGTGCGGGCATGTATAGCTTCTCCTGGATGACTCAGTACGGAATGTGAGCACATCAGAAATGTCCATGGCGTTGTTGCGCTGCCTCGCCGTACTCGCGTACTGACTTCGGCAGCGCGCCTAGCCCTGGGCATTTCTGATGCACTCAGGGGCAGCCAAAACAGCACTCAATTGCCGTGGCGCTTTGCCTCGCCGTACTCGCGTACTCTCTTTGGCAACGACGCCTGGCCCTGGGCATTTTGTGACGCGCTCTCGGCGCTGCACAAATCTGGTTTGGCAACCAGTATTGTGTAGCGCGCTTTGATCCAAGTATATAGCTATTTAATAAGCAAAATGTTTTTTTAAGCCTATTCTGTGGGGCAATATTTATTGTTTTGCATGATTGCAACTCATATCTGGCATTTTTCATACGAAAAAAAACGCGGGATTTAAAAATGGCGATTCCTGCGCGGCAAATGGCGGCAGCGAGGGCGGACACGCGCGCGAATATCGGGCGCTGGCGTGGCATTAGCGGCATGGCATGCCCCGCGGCTGGTAGAATTGAGTTTTCCAGTCCTCACATCTCCCTACTATGTCCGGCAACTCTTTTGGCAAGCTGTTTACTGTTACCACTTTCGGCGAATCGCATGGCCCGGCCATCGGTTGCGTGATCGACGGCTGTCCGCCGGGCCTGGTCCTGTCGGAAGCCGATATCCAGCCCGAGCTGGACCGCCGCAAACCGGGCACTTCGCGCCACGTGACGCAGCGCCAGGAATCGGATACGGTGGAAATCCTCTCCGGCGTGTACCAGGGCGTGACGACGGGCACGCCCATCGCGCTGCTGATCCGCAATGAAGACCAGCGCAGCAAGGATTACGGCAATATCGCGGAAAGCTTCCGTCCCGGCCACGCCGATTACACCTACTGGCATAAATACGGCGTGCGCGACCCGCGCGGCGGCGGACGCTCGTCGGCGCGCCTGACGGCGCCCGTCGTGGGCGCGGCGGCGATCGCCAAGAAATGGCTGCTGCAGCAGTACGGCACCACGTTCAAGGGCTGCATGAGCCAGCTGGGCGACATTGCCGTGCCGTTCCAGTCGTGGGAACACGTGCATGCGAACCCCTTCTTTGCCGCCAGCGCCGACGCGGACCTGATCGCGCGCATGGAAGACGCCATGGACCAGCTGCGCCGCGACGGCGATTCGATCGGCGCGCGCATCGACGTGATCGCGCAAAACGTGCCCGTCGGCCTGGGCCAGCCCATCTACGACAAGCTCGACGCCGACATCGCCTACGCCATGATGGGCATCAATGCCGTCAAGGGCGTGGAAATCGGCGCCGGCTTCGATTCGGTGGCGCAAAAGGGCTCGGAACACGGCGATGAACTGACGCCCGAAGGTTTCATCGGCAATAACGCCGGCGGCGTGCTCGGCGGTATCTCGACGGGGCAGGATATCAGCGTGTCGATCGCCATCAAGCCGACGTCGTCGATCCGCACGCCGCGCCGCTCGATCGATAAAGAGGGCAATCCCGTGATGGTGGAAACGTTCGGCCGCCACGACCCCTGCGTGGGCATCCGCGCCACGCCGATCGCCGAAGCCATGCTGGCGCTGGTGCTGATCGACCACGCCCTGATGCACCGCGCGCAATGCGGCGATGTGTCTGTTTCTACGCCGAAGTTGAAGTAAGTGAGGGTTGTCGGATTACGGGCCTGCGGCCCTAATCCGACCTACGACCAGATCCGACCTACGACCTTGATGGTTGCTTTCTCGTTTAAGAACGACGCTTGCGACACCTGACAAAACCGTAACGAGCGGAAGGGAGAGGTGGCTGAGAAGGGCAACCGTATTTGAGTACGGTGAGCATCGCAGCCATGCAGGTCGGCTTAGCGTGTAGGTCGGATTAGCGCCTGCGCGTAATCCGACACCATTGCCGGCGTTTCCTGTCACGCCACCTTGTTTGCCACCAACTCCAATTGGTGGCGCAT is a window of Janthinobacterium sp. 1_2014MBL_MicDiv DNA encoding:
- a CDS encoding CBS domain-containing protein; the encoded protein is MKVSEILQVKGNILYTVTPDQPLLDAANTMAEKDIGSLVVMEFGDLVGMLTFREVLNALHENAGQIGGGTVRKHMDDHPITVTPDTEVNEVRRIMLEKHARYLPVMNAKTLLGVISFYDVARAVLEAQSFENQMLKAYIRDWPAETTD
- a CDS encoding GGDEF/EAL domain-containing response regulator — its product is MPAPIIPLDANKDDHDDLVFLDEQPALPLAAAPRSVWRVMIIDDDEDVHSTTTFALGNLEMQHRPLEFVHAYSAGQARELLKHENDIAVILLDVVMEQDDAGLHLVRYIRETLKMTDVRIILRTGQPGYAPEIDAIRDFDINDYKTKSELTRIKLFTTVTAAIRSYEQIRSISSSRRGLDQIVHASTQLMALHGVQNFSAGVLAQIADLLGIRADGVLCVQELLDSGAKELLVSACTGSFSGLPHSALCGLQNPRVMAAIEHTLAQRRNVYAHDYATLYFAGKSSRDAAAYLLLPRPLSAIDESLLEVFCSNVAVGLDNVELVSHLHNAAFYDNLSKLPNRTRLVEILDATLAGPARDDATLSLVDLDHFAETNDALGHQFGDLLLVAVAGRLQTELGSQLTVARLGGDIFCVLGDSSQVNPANILALFQAPFCIDGQDVQLSATLGLVRLGEHAGTGADALKDADIALKRAKSQQRAGHFYFSRSMGIEIRERVRMMHALRTAFSQGQLFVVYQPQIDLTTRRPVGAEALLRWQTPDGKFISPDRFIPIAEYSGIIIDLGEWVLRTACRELVLLREQGHRNFVMSVNVSQVQFRHPLFLEMLRAALEETQAPPEFIELEITESMAMEEPDLLIKMLWQIKQTGVSIAIDDFGTGFSSLSYLQRLQVDRLKIDRAFVTEITGSARGSSIAEMVIQLGRNLGLAVIAEGVEDERQAQILQALGCPMAQGFLFARPMTAAALGSWLNNEALQGAA
- a CDS encoding O-acetylhomoserine aminocarboxypropyltransferase, coding for MSGPKYPGFDTLSLHAGAAPDPATGARATPIHFTSSFAFKSSDHAASLFNMERAGHVYSRISNPTNAVLEERIAALEGGVAGIATASGQAAMHLGLSTIAGAGSHIVASRALYGGSHNLLSYTLKRFGIETTFVDPRDPDAWRAAIRPNTKVLFAETLGNPGLDVLDIPTVAALAHEHHLPLMLDSTFTTPYLLRPFEHGADLVFHSATKFLCGHGTAIGGLLVDGGTFDWQAAYDRMGRFAELCEPYDGFHGMVFAEESTVAPFALRARREGLRDFGAVMSPHNAFAVLQGVETLGLRMDRHVANTRKVIDFLLANPAVESVSYPELPSHPDYALAKTLLPKGAGAVFTFSLRGDRAAGQRFVDSLKIFSHLANVGDAKSLVIHPASTTHFRVPNEQLAQAGITQGTMRLSVGLEDADDLIEDLARGLKLSQKGA
- the aroC gene encoding chorismate synthase, translated to MSGNSFGKLFTVTTFGESHGPAIGCVIDGCPPGLVLSEADIQPELDRRKPGTSRHVTQRQESDTVEILSGVYQGVTTGTPIALLIRNEDQRSKDYGNIAESFRPGHADYTYWHKYGVRDPRGGGRSSARLTAPVVGAAAIAKKWLLQQYGTTFKGCMSQLGDIAVPFQSWEHVHANPFFAASADADLIARMEDAMDQLRRDGDSIGARIDVIAQNVPVGLGQPIYDKLDADIAYAMMGINAVKGVEIGAGFDSVAQKGSEHGDELTPEGFIGNNAGGVLGGISTGQDISVSIAIKPTSSIRTPRRSIDKEGNPVMVETFGRHDPCVGIRATPIAEAMLALVLIDHALMHRAQCGDVSVSTPKLK
- a CDS encoding 2OG-Fe(II) oxygenase; amino-acid sequence: MPAPSFDGALAVPGPSVADGLCHAGWVMQEHFIPPELSRQLAAECVQSMLNGNMKGAGVGSGHAPLLQPDIRGDHIEWLEAGRSAACDRYLEHMEALRLTLNRELFLGLDEYESHFALYAPGAFYRAHLDRFRDDDKRTVSVVLYLNDDWLPAHGGALRLHPQGAPVVDVAPVAGRMAMFLSGEMLHEVLPTARERLSIAGWFRRRA